The genomic segment TAGGttcacttgtttgtttccaACATTCTTGGCCAATGACCTGGACTTAGAGCATTGCATGTAGCTTGGAAACCCGAGCAAAATAACCAGATTCATCATAATTTTCATGGAAAAGACCCACTAAGGCCATGTTATcggcacatttaaaaacaaaaaaaaaaaaagttgctgtgCAGTGTCGTCATTCATTGGTGTACACCGAGAATAGtactggagattaaaaaaaaaaaaaaaacaagccaggGGCCCACCCTGTGTTTAAGATAATATCATCAGAGAGAGGATTTGCCTCCTTCATCAACGggtattcattttgttttgcagtctAGAGTTTCCACCGGATATTAACCTGGGAAGACAATGCCTCTGCCTGTTATGGCTGGGCTGTGGCAGATGTTCTTCCCTTGTGCCGTACTTCTTCCTGTGTCCTTCCGGGGGAAAAATCCAGGCGTGTGGCaggccaaacaaaaaaagtgaaagtgatggTGTCATTTCTGTCCACAGCCATACTTCAAAATGATAAGTTAAAGCGACAAGGTTTTCTATTGTATCGTTAAAGATACGATCAGAGAGGTCTGAtctttgtgtttgctgcagaaTGGACTGTTTGACTTAAATGCCGACCTTGTATCAACATCATCATCCGGGTCTTTCACAGACATTTTATTGGCCACACTATATCTATACCAGCccatcaaaaataaatgcaaacatttcCATGGTGTCATACTTCTGCATCACATGGTGGGAGGACATCTGAATACTCAAACAAGAACTCTACTGTGACAGTAACAGATAGTGAAACTAAGAACTCCCCagtgtctcttttttctttcccacagTCTCCCCCTCATACCTGCCTGTCGCCCACTTGACTGGACTGGCTTAACTTGTTTCAGAATGTAAACCTGCACACAAATCTGATAACACAGGCAGTGTATTTACCGTTCAACAGAGCTGTTTGGTGCGAGCGACATTGCTCTCTCATTGCGCTGCATGCCTGAGGAGTGAGCTGCCTGCAGCGACATCATctcaaaactgaaactgttgCCTCATTTGAGCCCTGCTCCTCTCAGCGGATGGACGCAGAGCAAGAGGACAGGTTGATCACATGACCAGCTCAGAGAACGGCGATATGGCTTCTGTGCCAGAGCTAATCTTGGATGTACTGCTTGAGCTGGTTGATGACGATCTGAAGACTTTCCAGTTTTACCTTTACAGTAAGCCTCACGACGGATGCCCTCATATTGCCAAGTCTCGGGTCTACGGCGTTGACAGGCTGCGCACGGTAGATCTTTTGGTGCTAACTTACGGCTATGACGGTGCTGTTACGGTCACAGTGGATATACTTGAGAGGATGAAACTCAAACTATGGGCTGAAACCCTGAAGAAGAATTACGATGAAGGTAAAGCATGTTTGAAACTCACAAAAGTTGACTGTTTGTAGCCTGGTCACTGAACTAccgtctcttctctctgtttccttaTCAGTTGCGAGCAATCAAGTTGGCACAGGTAAGCTGATAGGAAGACACACGGGCATGTTTACGAGTTCAGATCCATGTATCCATGTACAGAAACAAGATTAAAAGTTGAGCCGCATACAAAGGAAGTTGAATTAAGGTTTTGCCGATGCATTCTTTGAACAGAAACTGACCACCACGCGGTCCGGGAAAAACTGAAATCCACCCTGAAGGAAAAGTTCCAAACCATTTATGAGGGCAATGCAGATGAGGGAGATACCGTCTACCTGAACAAGATCTACACTGAGCTGCACGTCATCGAGGGAGCCTGGGGAAGCTTCAGCGAGGAGCATGAAGTCAGGCAGCAGAGGTCCAACTATGTACAGGCGGAGGAAACTTCCATTAAAGCTAGCGACATCTTCAAACCCAAGCCCAACCAAGACAAGCGAATCCGAACTGTGCTCACACAGGGTATACCTGGAGTGGGTAAAACTGTCTGTGCGCAGAAATTTACCCTGAGCTGGGCCGAAGGAAATGAGAATCAGGACATCGCCTTCCTCTTCCCGCTTCCTTTCCGTGAGTTGAACCCAATCATAGGCGAGAAGGACTACAGTCTGATGCAGCTGCTCCATCAGTTCTTCCCTGATACGAAACCGCTTGAGGTGTTGGGAACAGGATGCAAAGCCCTCTTCATCTTTGATGGCCTGGACGAGACTCTCCTGCCCTTGAACTTCAAGCACAACAAGGTCTTGAGGGATGAGAGGGAGCTGGCCCCGCTCGATGTCCTGATCACGAACCTGATCACGGGAGATCTGCTCGGCAACAGCCTCATCTGGATCACGTCCAGGCCCGCAGCGGCAAGCCGAGTCCCTCGAAAGCACATCCACCAGTGGACGGAGGTGAGGGGTTTCGCTAACGAACAGAGGGAGGAATACTTCAAGAAGAGTTTGCGCGATGATAACCTCGCCATCAGAGTCATCAACCACGTGAAGTCATCCAGAAGCCTCTACATCATGTGTCAGATACCAGTTTTCTGCTGGATCACAGTCACTGTAATGAAGAAGATGCTGCGCAACAACGTGACGGGAGTCATCCCCAGCACCCTGACCGAGATGTACTCGTACCTCCTTCTCTGCCAGACAGACCGGATGGTGGAAGGGCACTACACTATAGAAAGCACCAGTGTTGTTTTGAAGCTAGCAGAGCTGGCGTTCCGTCAACTGGAGAAAGGCAGACTGATCTTCTACGAGGCTGACTTGAAAGAGTGCGGCATGGACGTCAAAGAAGCAACCGTCTACTCGGGACTTTGCACAGAGGTCTTCCTGATGGAGGGCAGAAGGACGAGAGAGGTTTTTAGCTTTGTACACTTAACCGTCCAAGAGTTTCTGGCAGCTGTGTACGCCCATCACTCCTACATGCAAAGAAAGGACAATGTTCTCCTTGGGTACTTGAAAAGAGTGTCTACAAGATGGCTCCCCAAATCTGTGTTCGGTCTCCACAAGACCGCCGTCGAAAAAGCCTCGGAGAGTCCGGATGGCCGCTGGGACCTCTTCCTCCGCTTTCTCCTGGGACTGTCGCTGAAGTCCAACCAGGAGCTCCTCGGACGACTACTGCATTTGGAAGCCgagggagaggaagatgtgGCGAGAACCATCGAGTTTATCAAGGAGAAGATCAAAGAGGAACCAGAGGCCAAACTCAACCTGTTTCACTGCCTGAGCGAGCTCAAAGAGGAGTCCTTGGTGCAGGAGGTCCAGAGCTTCGTGAGCTCCGGGAGGCTTGCCGCCAAGAAGTTGTCTCCGGTCCAGTGGTCCGCTCTCGCGTTtgaactgatgacatcagaggCAACAGAGCAGGAGTTTGACTTGAAGAAGTACATAAGATCAGAGGAAGGTTTAGTGAAGCTGCTGACCGTCATTACTTCTTCCACGCGTGCTCTGTGAGTTAACCCGCGTGAGACCTAGGCCCAAGCACTCTCTCATCCCAAAATGGCAGAAagtgaacaaacagaaatgtttgcatgtttattatCTTTCCAGGCTGAATCGCTGCAACCTCACTGAGAACTGCTGTGAAGTTCTGGCTTCTGCACTGAGCTCGACCTCCTCTCACCTGacagagctggacctgagcgACAACAACCTGAAAGATTCAGGGGTGAAGCTGCTTTCTGTTGGTTTTGGGAGCCCGCACTGTAAACTGAAGAGTTTAAGGTTTGTAACACATGTGAGCAGTCTTTtagaaaccccccccccccccaaaaaaaaattgcacaagGCAACcctgcaaacagcagcaacaacttttTGTGGTCGGAAGAGCTTGTGGTTTAGGTTTACCGCTGTTTGCTGTctgtcttgctttttttttgcatttttttgtgttaagaacattaaaaacactttccaTTCGGTTTTTAGATTACACAAGTGTAAATTGGACGGTGAATGCTGTGAAGCCCTGGCTGCTGCTTTCAGCACAGAATCAACCCAACTCAAAGAACTGGACCTGAGTGCTAATGACTTCCGGGAAGCAGGATTGAAGGGTCTGTGCATGGGACTGTGCAGCCACAACTGCAAACTAGAAACAGTGAGGTTAGACCCTATTCTTCCTGACATACCTAAATAACTTGCCTAGAATTAATCAcagttcatgaaaaaaaaaaaatgttgttttggtgaATAATCCATTGCAGATTGAACCAGTGCAAGTTGAGAGCGAACTTCTGCGCAGATTTGGCAAAAGTTTTGAGTTCCGGCGCATGTCACCTGAAAACTCTTGACCTGAGCAACAACAGCCTGAAGGATTCTGGTATATCGCTGCTTACTGTAGGACTGAGGAGTCCACAGTGTAGACTGGAAAGACTAAGGTCAGTGCATATTGAAATAATGATCTTGACTGTGGTTGTCCCAGCCACTCTATTACAGTACAGGGGGCTGTCCAGTTACTGCACTGGCTGTAACAATAGTGGACAGAACCAACACGACATCACCCAGTGGCCTGCTAACATGTTTACTGTATCAACTAATGTGTTTAGAACTTGTTGGGCTGCCCTCATGTGGCCAATTCCAGGAACAGTTCACCGAAAATAAAAATTCACTAGTTATTTTACTCACTGcttttttctggagcttcacagtaaaacagcgtTGCCACGTATGCAACTGAAGTAGCTTGGGAACTGTACATCGCACATCGAGCActtaaattgatttaatttgaattgattttaCAACTGACTGTGAGATTAGTGTTTATGATCACTTCGTCACATGTTGTGCATTCTTCCATCTGCCAGGCTCAGCTGGTGTGGCCTTACACAGAAGTGCTTCGATCCCATTGGCTCAGCTCTCAGCTCCGACTCTGCCAGTCTCaaagagctggacctgagtggAAACAACCTGCAGGGTCCGGACATCCAGCTGCTGTGTGCCGGATTAAGAAGTCCAAACTGTAAACTGGAGATACTACGGTCAGATCACGCAAGCTCAGTggacaacacaaaaatattgtGTCTTTGTATTAATTTGTGATTGTCAGTTAATAGGCCATgagattttttgtttatttgtctgttttttttaatatcagatcAGTTCAACTCCTGCAATATTCAGGTCACTTTAAacttagttttgttttttaatatactGTAGCATATATTGTAATGAATGATTGGAATGAAACATATCCTCGCCTGCAGGTTAAATGAGTGCATTCTTCAGAAATGCTGTGCTGATCTGGCCTCAGTCCTCAGCTCAGACACGTCACACCTGAAGGAGCTCGATCTGAGCGGGAACGACCTGCAGGACTCGGAAGTGAAGCCCCTCTCTGCTGGACTGGCAAGTACGGACTGTAAACTGGAGACTTTAAGGTAAGAAAAAGCGAgatctttaattaaaaaaaaaaaaaaaattctgcacAATATAGGCAAGTAAGGTAGTTAAGCAACAGGGTGGAATTTTACTTTTAGAGGATCTTTATTGAATTTATCTGCATGACTCGAAAAGGCATAGATTGTATTTCTGGCTGAAATGAGAAGACCCTTCCTCCGCACAGGCTGTCATTCTGCGGAGTCACACAACAAGGCTGCGCTTACTTGGCTTCAGCGCTGAGCTCCAACCCCTCGAACCTGAGgcagctggacctgagctacaacTACCTGCAGGAGTCGGGAGCGAAGCT from the Acanthopagrus latus isolate v.2019 chromosome 14, fAcaLat1.1, whole genome shotgun sequence genome contains:
- the LOC119032845 gene encoding NACHT, LRR and PYD domains-containing protein 12-like, whose amino-acid sequence is MTSSENGDMASVPELILDVLLELVDDDLKTFQFYLYSKPHDGCPHIAKSRVYGVDRLRTVDLLVLTYGYDGAVTVTVDILERMKLKLWAETLKKNYDEVASNQVGTETDHHAVREKLKSTLKEKFQTIYEGNADEGDTVYLNKIYTELHVIEGAWGSFSEEHEVRQQRSNYVQAEETSIKASDIFKPKPNQDKRIRTVLTQGIPGVGKTVCAQKFTLSWAEGNENQDIAFLFPLPFRELNPIIGEKDYSLMQLLHQFFPDTKPLEVLGTGCKALFIFDGLDETLLPLNFKHNKVLRDERELAPLDVLITNLITGDLLGNSLIWITSRPAAASRVPRKHIHQWTEVRGFANEQREEYFKKSLRDDNLAIRVINHVKSSRSLYIMCQIPVFCWITVTVMKKMLRNNVTGVIPSTLTEMYSYLLLCQTDRMVEGHYTIESTSVVLKLAELAFRQLEKGRLIFYEADLKECGMDVKEATVYSGLCTEVFLMEGRRTREVFSFVHLTVQEFLAAVYAHHSYMQRKDNVLLGYLKRVSTRWLPKSVFGLHKTAVEKASESPDGRWDLFLRFLLGLSLKSNQELLGRLLHLEAEGEEDVARTIEFIKEKIKEEPEAKLNLFHCLSELKEESLVQEVQSFVSSGRLAAKKLSPVQWSALAFELMTSEATEQEFDLKKYIRSEEGLVKLLTVITSSTRALLNRCNLTENCCEVLASALSSTSSHLTELDLSDNNLKDSGVKLLSVGFGSPHCKLKSLRLHKCKLDGECCEALAAAFSTESTQLKELDLSANDFREAGLKGLCMGLCSHNCKLETVRLNQCKLRANFCADLAKVLSSGACHLKTLDLSNNSLKDSGISLLTVGLRSPQCRLERLRLSWCGLTQKCFDPIGSALSSDSASLKELDLSGNNLQGPDIQLLCAGLRSPNCKLEILRLNECILQKCCADLASVLSSDTSHLKELDLSGNDLQDSEVKPLSAGLASTDCKLETLRLSFCGVTQQGCAYLASALSSNPSNLRQLDLSYNYLQESGAKLISARQNDPLCKLEELSVDHNAECYLKSTLKNYACELTLDTNTAAKSLYLHDSGKQVTWVREQQQHPDHPDRFESVSQVLCHQGLTQRHYWEVEWRGRWVDVGAAVRGIRRRAGSHLCGFGYTDQSWSLFCSEDHYSAQHDHQKVEIPAPPSGSHRVGVYLDWPGGTLSFYSVSSGTLSHLHTFYSSFTEPLYPGFGMEEDDCSVTICRVEGLQELIPRSTSAGRSEEF